The Prochlorococcus sp. MIT 0801 genomic sequence CATGCGATAGCTGAGATTCAACGTAACGGCGGAGTTGCTGCATTTGTAGATGCAGAACATGCTCTTGACCCAGTCTATGCAGCTTCTCTGGGTGTTGATGTAGAGAATCTTCTCGTATCTCAACCAGATACAGGCGAGATGGCATTGGAAATCGTTGACCAACTCATTAGATCTGCTGCAGTCGATCTAGTTGTTGTTGATTCAGTCGCTGCACTTACGCCCCGTTCAGAAATAGAAGGCGAAATGGGTGATCATTCAGTAGGCGCTCAAGCTCGTCTAATGAGTCAAGCAATGAGAAAAATTACTGGAAATATTGGCAAGTCTGGTTGCACAGTAATTTTCTTAAATCAATTACGTCTAAAAATTGGTATTACATATGGGAATCCAGAAACAACAACTGGTGGAAACGCTCTTAAATTTTATGCCTCTGTAAGATTAGATATTCGTCGTATTCAAACGCTAAAGAGAGGAACTGAAGAATATGGAATTCGTGCAAAAGTGAAAGTCGCAAAGAACAAAGTTGCACCTCCATTCCGAATAGCCGAATTTGATATTCTTTTTGGAAAAGGAATTAGTACTCTTGGTTGTCTCCTTGATTTAGCAGATGAGACTAATGTCGTTACTCGTAAAGGAGCATGGTATAGCTATGAAGGTGACAATATTGGGCAAGGAAGAGACAATACCATTACTTGGCTTGAACAAAATCCTGAATCAAAAGAAATAATTGAAAAATTAGTTAAGGAGAAATTAACCGAGGGCTCAGAAGTAAGTGCTAATTCAATGAGACCATTAGCTGCAGCTGCTCGAAATGCTTCATCACGACCAAACCTAAGCCAAGTTTCAGCGAACGGTTAAAGGAAACAAGATACTTAGCTTTATCTGATGTCTGCAGGAATCCACCACCCTGCAGCAGGTCCAACAAAGCGAACAATAATCCAGAGAATAACCAAAGCAGCAATACCTACCCATCCCGCACGAATACTTAGTTGAATGAATTGATCTCTTTGCGCTTGCGTAACAGGAAACCAAGAGACAATACGAGGTGACTCATTCTTAGAGTTTTTCGTACTACGAGGGTTTAAGCCTTGTTCAGATCTTCGGCGAGCTTCTCCCATTATAGAAAAAACAATATTTTTCAATCTAAGAGATTGATTTTAATAAGGCAATAAACGTTCTAACTCAACCCATGGCTCAAGAGCTTCAAATATTAGTTTTCCCCAACTCCTATAGTGCATGCGGCCGTCAAGTATTGCGACTCGGACATGTTCACCCCTAATGATTACAAGCGATTTGAGAAGGATAGCAAGAGTTTCGGGGAAA encodes the following:
- the recA gene encoding recombinase RecA; the encoded protein is MSNEGKSLQSTESKKIDAKSGEKEKALSLVVGQIERNFGKGSIMRLGDASKMRVETISTGALTLDLALGGGYPKGRVIEVYGPESSGKTTLTLHAIAEIQRNGGVAAFVDAEHALDPVYAASLGVDVENLLVSQPDTGEMALEIVDQLIRSAAVDLVVVDSVAALTPRSEIEGEMGDHSVGAQARLMSQAMRKITGNIGKSGCTVIFLNQLRLKIGITYGNPETTTGGNALKFYASVRLDIRRIQTLKRGTEEYGIRAKVKVAKNKVAPPFRIAEFDILFGKGISTLGCLLDLADETNVVTRKGAWYSYEGDNIGQGRDNTITWLEQNPESKEIIEKLVKEKLTEGSEVSANSMRPLAAAARNASSRPNLSQVSANG
- a CDS encoding DUF2839 domain-containing protein, which produces MGEARRRSEQGLNPRSTKNSKNESPRIVSWFPVTQAQRDQFIQLSIRAGWVGIAALVILWIIVRFVGPAAGWWIPADIR